DNA from Dokdonella koreensis DS-123:
GCGATCGCCGCGCGTGCGCGTGTCGAACAGCGGGAACTCCATGACGTGCTTGGCGTGCAGTTCCCAGCGTGCGCGTCCGCTGCGCAGGTCCAGGTGCAGCGTGCGCAGGTGGCCGGAGGTCGGTGCTTGTTCCTGTTCGCCGCGCATCGCCCCGGCCATCGGCGAGCCGGCGCCGACCGGGTCGGTGTGACGCACCGCACGCACCTGGATCCGGCCGTCGCGCTCGAAGGCATCGCCGAAGTGATAGATCGCGGCGAAGTCGACCTCGAACCACTGCGCCGTGTCGGGCGCGGACTTGGGCACCACCGCCACCTTGCACGGCAGGTCCGGCGCGAAGCGCAGGCTCTCGAAGAACGCGCCGCCCTCGGTCCGCCGGAATGGCATAAGCACGAAAACCAGATGACGGTCGGTCATCGCGAAGCTGTGCAGGTAGGCGCTCTGCTCGACCGCCAGTTGCGTGGCGCTCATCAGCCTGCCGTCCTTGCCGATGCGCCAGACCAGCAGGCCGGAGCCGCCGAGCAGGGAGATCGAGCCGAAGTTCCAGAGCGTGCCGTCGCGCTCGCGCAGCGGATGTGCCGAGAACGGTGCCAGTGCCAGGTCCTCGCGCCAGGTCGTCGGCCCGCGCGTGACCAGGGAATCGGGGTCCAGCTCGAAGGCCGAGCCTCCTTCCCAGAGCGCGAACAGGCGGCCGTCCACGACCATGACCGAGGTATTGGCGACGTTGGCATCGTCGTTGTTGCGGACCGCCAGCGCATTCGGGATCGTGGTGCCGACGGCCGGATAGAGGAAGCGCCCGGCGGCCTGCTCGCGCGTGAACTTCGGCGTGGCGACCATGCGCGCACGATGGCTGACCGCCCCGTCGCCGAGGCGCCAGGCATGCACCATGCCGTCGCCGTCGAACCAGTGCGAATAGCGGAAGCCGTCGCGCTCGAACCAGGCCGGACCGTTGCGGTACAGCGTGCCGGCCAGCCCCTTGGGCAGCCGGCCCTGCAGCGTGGCCGCGGTCGGCCCCAGGGACTCGCTGTCGACGCTCTTCCAGCCGGCCAGCCACGGACGCTGGCGCAGCCCGGCCGCGAAGCGGGCACTGCCGTCGCTGCCGGTGGCGGCGTGCAGCAGTGCCGGTGTGCAGGCCAGCGCGGCAGCGCCGGACAGCAGGTCACGAAGGAAACGGCGGCGGTTCATGGCGGACCTCGCAGGCAAGGACAGGGCGGAGGGCAATCAGCGCAGGTGCACGACGAGCGTGGCGCCGTCGGCGGCGAGCTCGAACCGGGCCTCGTCCCAGGTCGGCTTGCGCATCACCGGCGGGTTGTTGCTGAAGCCGTAGCCCTCGATCGGCATGCCGACGAAGTTGGTGTCGAGCTTGCCGTTGTCGTTCTCGTCGTGCATGACCTGCACCGCATAGGCTCCCGGCGGCAGGTCGGCGAAGCGGAAGGTGGCCTGCGTGCCGGCGGCCGGGGCGGCATCGACGGCGGCGGGCTTGGCCTTGCCGTCCCACCCCTCGGCCGAGCCGATGACGGCGATCTTCAACTGGCCGGTCTGGACGCGGATGTCGCTGACGGTCACGGTCAGGTCGGCGGCAGCGGCGCTGCCTGCGGCCAGCATCAGGGCGAGAAGCGCGGGGCGGACGATCATGGCAGGCTCCGGGGCGAAGGAAGGGGCGGTCTGTACGGGACCAGTCTGTGCATCGGCCGCCGTCGCGGGCAGATGCCGGGCGTCACCTTCGCGACCTGCCGGAAGTCACCTTCGCTGCCGGACGACTTGAGCGCGGGCGGCGCACACGCGATGCTGGCGGCCCGCCCGCCTCCACGCCCCCGATGCGTCCCGCTTCCGTACTCCCCGCGCTGCGCCGCCTGGTCGAGCCGCTCGCCCTGGCGGGCCTCATCACCTGGGCAGCGATCTTCGCGGGCGTCCTGCGCTATTCGTCCGACGCACTGGACCCGGCGCTTGCGGTGCTGCTGGCCAGCTTCGGTGCATGCCTGCTCGTCAGCATCCTGGTCGAGGAGTCGACGCCGCCGGCCTCCTGGCAGCGCGTGCTGGTCCTGACGCAGGTGCTGATCGCGCTGCTGACCTGCATGGTCACGCGCGAGGTCCTCGCGGCGGTGCTGCTGGTCATCGCGGCGGCGCAACTGCCGGCATTGATGTCGCGACCGGCCTGGATCACCGTACTGGTGCTGGCCAACATCGCGCTCTACCTGATCCTGAGCCGGCTGTGGGGAAACTCCACACCCCTGCTGTTGACCGTGATCCACATGGGCTTCCAGATCTTCGCCGCGGCCACCGCGCTGTATGCGCACCAAGCGGAGACCGCGCGCGCCGAACTGGCCCAGGTCAACGCGCACCTGCTGGCGACCCATTCGCTGCTGGAGGAAAGCGCACGCGACCGCGAGCGCCTGCGATTGGCGCGTGAGCTGCACGACGTCGCCGGCCACACGCTGACGGCACTCAAGCTGCAGCTGGCCCTGCTGGCACGCGATCCCGCCGGTGCGCCGCCGGCGGTGACGACGGCCGCGACGCTGGCCGACAGCCTGCTCGGCGACATCCGCGGCGTGGTCGGCCAGCTGCGCCAGGCCGACGGCCTGGACCTGCGCCAGGCGATCACGCAGCTGGCCGTGCCGATCCCGCGGCCGGCAGTCCACCTGGACCTGGCCGAGGATGCGCGTGTCGACGACATCGGCCAGGCGCAGGCCTTGCTGCGCGTGGCGCAGGAGGCCCTGACCAATGCCGTGCGCCACTCCGGTGCCGGCCAGGTATGGCTGCGGCTGGCGCGCGACGGGCGCAGCCTGGTGCTCACCGTATGCGACGATGGCCGCGGCGCACGCACGCTGCGCATCGGCCACGGCCTGGCCGGCATGCGCGAACGACTGGCTGCGGTCGGCGGTACGCTCGCCATCGACGCCGAGCGCGGCTTCCGCGTCACCGCGCGGGTGCCGCTGACATGACCGGGTCCTGTGGAGCACCCCGATGACCGAGCCCGTCCTGCGCATCGCGCTCGCCGACGACCAGGCCCTGGTGCGGGCGGGACTGAAGTCGCTGCTGGAAAGCCTCGGCGGCGTCGCCGTCGTGGTCGAGGCGGCCGACGGCAACGCCCTGCTCGAAGCGCTGGCGACGACGCCGGTCGACGTCGTGCTGTCGGACATCCGCATGCCGGGATTGTCCGGACCGGACGCGCTGCGCGCCTTGCGCGCACGCGGCGACCGCACGCCGGTGATCCTGCTGACCACGTTCGACGACAGCGCCCTCCTGCTCGAGGCGGTCGAGGCCGGCGCCCAGGGCTTCCTGCTCAAGGACGCCGCACCCGAGGACCTGGTCGAGGCGATCCGCGCGGTCGCCCGCGGCGAGTCGCTGCTGCAGCCGGTGGCGACCGAACCGGTCCGCGCACGCTATGCCTACCGCGAGCAGGCGGCGCCGAAGACGCACTTCACCGAGCGGGAAGTCTCGATCCTGCGCCTGCTGGCCGGCGGCTACTCGAACAAGGAGATCGCACGCTCCTTGTTCCTCGCCGAAGGCACCGTCAAGAACTACGTCTCGGACATCCTCGACAAGCTCGAGACGCGCGACCGCACGCGCGCCGTGCTCAAGGCGATCACGCTGCGGGTGATCTGAGTCCCGCCGGTCACCCCTCGATCGCCGCCGGATCGATGCCCGCGGTACGCAGGTAGGCACCGATACCGCGCTCGGGCGTGTCCGGAAAGACCTCGCCGGTGGCCTCGAACGTGGCGATGCGGTCCGGCCGGAAGTTGCGGAAGTCGGCGCGCAGCCGGCACCAGGTGCCGAGCGTCCAGACACCGCCCCAGCAGGCCAGGCACAGCGGCTCCACCTCGCGCAGGCTCGCGCGGCCGGCCTCGTCGCGGTAGTCCAGCCGCAGCACCTGCTGTGCCGCGATGGCCTCGTGCAGGCGGTCGATCAGGCCGTTCTTGGAGGCATAGGCCGGCGCATAGATGCGTGAGCGCATCGCGCGCTCGCGCAGCTCCGGCGGCAGCACCGCCTCGATCTTCAGCAGTGCCGCCTGTGCGCCGGCATTGAGCCGGCCGCCGGCGAACGCGCGTACGAACCGAGTGCCGACCACCAGCGCCTCGATTTCCTCGGCGGTGAACATCAGCGGGGGAATGTCCGACCCCTTGCGCAGCACGTAGCCGATGCCGGCCTCGCCCTCGATCGGCACACCCGAGGCCTGCAGGTCGGCCACGTCGCGGTAGACGGTACGCAGCGAGACTTCCAGCGTCTCGGCCAGTCGCCGCGCCGGCAGGGCGGTGCGGCGGCCGCGCAAGGCGTGGATGATGAGAAAGAGACGGTCGGCGCGGCGCATCCGCCGATGATCGCCGCTGGCCGGCCGGCTGGCAAAGAACCGCAGCACCGTTTCGTGGACGGGCCGCCGGGCGACACGGCAGCGCGGCCCGGCCGGTGGCCCGGGGAAACCGCAGCGGGATCGGAGCGCAGCAGCGGGGGCATGGGAGGCCGCAACGGGCGAAGGACGGAACGGCGCAGCGGCTGCCCGCCGGCGAGCAGCCGGCGGGCAGCGCTCGACGCCGTCAGCGCTCGATCAGCGCCTCGGCAGGCGCCGTCTCGGCCACCAGCCACGACGGCGGATCGCCGTACTTGTACAGGCGGTACCAGGCCTCGCTGTCGCGCGCGTCGTACAGGTCGAGCAGGCGGATCACCTCGCGGGCGAACTCGACGCCGCCGAAGGCACTGGCGGTGATGAGGTTGGCGTCGCCGACCGCCAGCGCACTGGCATCGAACTGTGCGGACCCGGCATAGCCGGGCTCGAAGGTCTCGATGTAGCCGGGGTAGTTGGCGGTGTGCCAGCGCCGTTCGAGCAGGCCGGCACGCGCCAGCGCCAGCACGCCGGCGCAGAGCGCGCCGATCGCCATGCCCTTCGCCAGCCACTGCGGCAGTGCCGCGACCAGCGCGCCGTTCTCGCCGCGCTCCCAGGCGGTGCCGCCGGGGAGGATCAGGAGGGCGCCGTGGCGGCTGTCGACCTCATCGACCGTGAGGTCCGGCATCACCGTCAGTCCACCCATGGACTGCACGGGCGCGCGGCGCAGGCCGACCGTGCGCACCCGGTAGTCGCCGGGACGACGGATCTCGCACAGCGCCAGGGCGGCTCCCCAATCGGCGAAGCCGTCGAAAACGAAGAAATAGACGATGTTGCGCATGGGGGTTTCCTCGAGCGGGGTGGAATGGCATCGCCGGCCGGACGCCGGAGCGCCGGCGGCCGCAGGGCCGTCGGCGCGACGTGTTGGGTACGACGATAGGGAGGGCCTGCTGACAACGGGGTGTCAGCAGGCGAACGGACCGCCGGGGACCGACGCGGCCCGGACGGGCTGGCGGCAGCGACTGGGGCACCGGTGGTCGGGTATCACGCAGCGTAGCGACGGGCCGTCTGGGTGCGAATACCCGATCCTCGGCCATCCTTGCCTATTCGGCGTGACGTCCGCTCGACGCAGGTTCAGGCACGGACGAGCAGAACGAAGGTCGGTTCCCAGCGAGGGCACGGCGATGAAACAGCGACGCGTCTTTTCCGTGAACGATGTGACGGCCGCCGAGACCGCCGTCGCCGCCGCCCGATCGGCCGGCGCGGACGATGGCGATGTCTCGCTGATCGCGCGCTCGGACATCGAGCTGCGGCAGATCCACGACGACCGCATCAACGTCGAGAGCGACCTGGTGCCGGCGGCCCTGCGTGGTGCGGCCGGCGGCGGCGCGATGGGCCTGCTGGCGGGCCTCGCCGCGATCACCGTGCCGGCCGTCGGCATCACGGTCGCCGGTGTCGCCCTGCTGACCCTGGCCGGGGCGGCCGTCGGCAGCTGGAGCTCGGCGCTGATCGGATCGACGGTACCCAATCCGATCCGCCGGCAGTTCGAGGCGGAGATCGAGGCCGGCCGCATCCTGGTCGTCGTCGATGTCGACACCGGACAACTGCCGCGCATCGAGGCGGCGCTGGCCGCCGCCGGCGCACGCGAGCTGCCGTTCGAGGCGACCTCCGCGTTGAGCTGAGCCGCCTGATTCACCGTGGAGCCATTCGCGCTGGGCCACCCTGCCCGCTCGCCGCTGCCCGGAGAGCCGCATGCCCCCGATCCGCAGATCCCCCGACCGCATCGCACGCGCCCAGGTCCGTCGGCACGCTGCCGGCAGCCGCATGCCGGCCACCGGATGGCCGTCATGAGGCGGCTCGGCAAGAGCGGCATCGCCCTGGTCGTCCTCGTGCTGGTCCTGGTGGCGGCCCGGCTGGCGCTGCCGCCGGTGCTCAAGAGCGTGGTCAACAGCCGGCTCGCGACGATGGGGACCTACCACGGCCATGTCGCGGACCTGGACCTCAGCCTCTGGCGCGGCGCCTACCGCCTGCAGGGCCTGCGCATCGCCAAGGACGGCGTGCCGGTGCCGCTGCTGGACGCACCGGACGTGGACATCCTGGTCAGCTGGCGTGCCCTGCTCAAGGGCGCCGTGGTCGCCGAGGTCGCCTTCCAGGCGCCGACCGTGCATTTCGTCGACGGGCGCACCCCGGCCGAGAGCCAGACCGGTGCCGGCGTCAACTGGCGCGACCGGCTGGATGCGCTGGTGCCGATCCGCATCGACGCGATCCGCATCCACGACGGCACCGTGGTGTTCCACAACTTCGTCTCCGATCCACCGGTAGACCTGCGCGCCACCGCCGTGGAGGCGACGATCGACAACCTGACCAATGTCCGCGACGAAGCCGGTGCGCGCGTCGCCGGGCTGACGGCACAGGGCCGCCTGTTCGGCGACGCCGCGCTGGAGGCCAAGGCACGCTTCGACCCGTTCGGCCGCATGGACGAGTTCGAGCTGGCGCTGCGCGTGCTCGGCATCGACCTCACGCACATCAACGACCTCGCCCAGGCCTATGCCAACCTCGACATCGAGTCGGGCAACGGCGAGATCGTCCTGGAGCTGGAAGCCGCCCACGGACGCCTGACCGGCTACGCCAAGCCGCTGTTCCAGCAGCTCAAGATCTTCAGTTGGCGCGAGGACGTCGGCAAGGACGGCAAGAACCCGTTCCGCATCGCCTGGGAGGCGATCGTGCAGGGCGTGGTGACGGTGTTCAAGAACCACCCGGCCGACCAGTTCGGCACGCGCATCCCGATCAGCGGGTCGATCGACGATGCCGACCTCAGCACCTGGGCCGCCGTCGTCGGCGTGCTGCGCAACGCCTTCGTCGAGGCGCTGACGCCGTACTTCGAGGATCTGCGGCCGCGATCGCGCGGCGAGGGGGACTGACCGTGCGCGGCGCTGGCAGAACGGCGCGGCCGCACCGGCCGGCGTGTCAGTCGATCAGCGTCTTGCGCACCACGTGCGAGATGCGCCGCCCGTCCCAGTAGTAGCCCAGGTGCTGCGTCTGCCGGCACGGCCCGACCTGATCCGGCCAGAACGCCGCGATGCACTCCCCACCGGCATGGCGCACGCTGTCATAGACCAGGCCGTTCGACCCGGCCTCGCGCAGGCGCCGGCCGAGCGCCCGGCCGGCAGCGTAGTCGTCGGGATCGTGTGCCTGCGGGTAGCCGCCGCGCAGGTCGTGGAACTGCGCGCGGACGTCCATGGCATAGCAGCGCATGGTGAGCTCGATCGGCGGCTCGCGCGTGCTCGCCAGGAAGCGCTCGCGGTGGTAACGCGTTTCCTCGATGGCGGTCTCGATCGCCCGTGCCGCGTAGAAGACGCCATAGCTGCCATCGGAAAACCGGCTGCCGGCCGGATCGACGTGCGTGAAGGCGGCCATCACCGGCGTCGTGCCCGGCCCGGAGACACGACGCGCCGCCGGCACCTGCGCCAGCTGGCCCAGTTCCTCGCGCAGGCGCGGATTGGTCAGCCCCTCCAGCACCGCCAGCGCCTCGTAGTCGGCCGGATCGGCAATCCGGTCCCAGAGGCTGACCGGCGGGAAGCGGCTGGAGACGATCCGGTGCGCCGGCCGCCATTGGACGTTGGCGATGGGCATGGACGCGGCCATCAGCCCCACCCGCCACGCTGGGCGTCCAGGTACTGGCGCACGACGTACAGATCGGCCACGTTGCCCGACAGCATCCGTTCCAGCGCGCTGGTGCCGGCGAACGGCTCGGCCTGGTTCGGCTTGCGCACCCAGGCATCGGCGCGGACCGGATCCGGGAACAGGATCTGCAAGGCCTTGTAGATGCCGAGCACGTAACTGATGCGCTCGTGCACGTCGCGCGGCAAGGCACCCTCGCGCGCGCGCTTCCATTTGAAGAACGTCGATTCGGGCGGACTGCCGAGCAGGACGCGCTGCTCGGCCGCCTTGAGTCCCCACAGCTCCGCGATGCGGAAGAACGCCCGCAAGGCCGGCCCCGAAAGCATCCGGGGATCGGCGTCAGGCGGAGCGGACAGGGCGGAGCGGACGGGCGTCATGGGTACCTCGGCTCACAATCTAGCTTCATATGGAGAGAAATTCAATATTTACTGTCCATGTGGAGTCAGTGGGCCGGACTTCAATCCCCGGCGCTGCAGCGCGCGCCAGCGCGCTCCGCCCGTCGGCCGCCAGCCGGCGCGTCAGCTCGCCGGCCGGCAGCTCGACCGCCAGGGCCCGCGCCTGGCCGGACCACAAGGAGGTGAAGTCGCCGGCCGCATCGGTCGCGCGCAGCGGCGCCAATGCGGCACCGGCCAGCGGAAACGGCGGCACCCCGGGGTCGAGCGGCCCCTGTTCGCGCATCAGGCGATTGACGATGCCGCGGGCGGGCCGGCCGCTGAACAGGTTGGTCAGGGCCGTGTCGGCGTCGCCGCCGGCACGCAGTGCCGCGCGATGTGCCGGCGTCACGCTCGCTTCCGGGCAGAACAGGTAGGCGGTGCCGACCTGCACCGCCGAGGCGCCGAGCACGAAGGCGGCCGCCACCCCACGGCCGTCGGCGATGCCGCCCGCCGCGATCACCGGCACGTCCACCGCATCGACCACTTGCGGCAGCAAGGCGAAGGTGCCGACCTGGGTCGTGACGTCGTCGGTCAGGAACAGGCCGCGATGGCCGCCGGCTTCCGCACCCTGCGCGATCACCGCGTCCACGCCACGCTCGGCCAGCCAGCGCGCTTCGCGTACCGTCGTGGCCGAGGCGATCACCTTGGCGCCGGCCGCGCGCACACGCGCCAGGAGATCCGCCGGCGGCAAACCGAAATGAAAGCTGACGACCTCCGGGCAGGCCTCCTCCACGAAGGCGCACGCCGCCGCATCGAACGGCTGCCGGCCGGCGTCGCCGAGCGCCTCCGGCGGCACCACGCCACGCTCTGCGTAGTACGGCGCCAGCCGGTCGCGCCACGCACGCAACCGCGCCGCATCCACCGGCGGCAGCGCATGACAGAAGAAATTGAGATTGAGCGGGCGACGCGTCCGCGCGCGAAACGCGGCCACCTCGGCACGCGCCTGGT
Protein-coding regions in this window:
- a CDS encoding DJ-1/PfpI family protein, whose protein sequence is MRNIVYFFVFDGFADWGAALALCEIRRPGDYRVRTVGLRRAPVQSMGGLTVMPDLTVDEVDSRHGALLILPGGTAWERGENGALVAALPQWLAKGMAIGALCAGVLALARAGLLERRWHTANYPGYIETFEPGYAGSAQFDASALAVGDANLITASAFGGVEFAREVIRLLDLYDARDSEAWYRLYKYGDPPSWLVAETAPAEALIER
- a CDS encoding carotenoid oxygenase family protein, which produces MNRRRFLRDLLSGAAALACTPALLHAATGSDGSARFAAGLRQRPWLAGWKSVDSESLGPTAATLQGRLPKGLAGTLYRNGPAWFERDGFRYSHWFDGDGMVHAWRLGDGAVSHRARMVATPKFTREQAAGRFLYPAVGTTIPNALAVRNNDDANVANTSVMVVDGRLFALWEGGSAFELDPDSLVTRGPTTWREDLALAPFSAHPLRERDGTLWNFGSISLLGGSGLLVWRIGKDGRLMSATQLAVEQSAYLHSFAMTDRHLVFVLMPFRRTEGGAFFESLRFAPDLPCKVAVVPKSAPDTAQWFEVDFAAIYHFGDAFERDGRIQVRAVRHTDPVGAGSPMAGAMRGEQEQAPTSGHLRTLHLDLRSGRARWELHAKHVMEFPLFDTRTRGDRPAILYAPTEVNPAVPYFNAVMAFDPERDRRMVHRYGDHVLAEEHVFVPRPGSRRPGQGWLLGTLLDSARGRSGIAVLDAEHVEDGPLAEAWLPYTFPLGFHGTFAG
- a CDS encoding DUF748 domain-containing protein, with amino-acid sequence MRRLGKSGIALVVLVLVLVAARLALPPVLKSVVNSRLATMGTYHGHVADLDLSLWRGAYRLQGLRIAKDGVPVPLLDAPDVDILVSWRALLKGAVVAEVAFQAPTVHFVDGRTPAESQTGAGVNWRDRLDALVPIRIDAIRIHDGTVVFHNFVSDPPVDLRATAVEATIDNLTNVRDEAGARVAGLTAQGRLFGDAALEAKARFDPFGRMDEFELALRVLGIDLTHINDLAQAYANLDIESGNGEIVLELEAAHGRLTGYAKPLFQQLKIFSWREDVGKDGKNPFRIAWEAIVQGVVTVFKNHPADQFGTRIPISGSIDDADLSTWAAVVGVLRNAFVEALTPYFEDLRPRSRGEGD
- a CDS encoding helix-turn-helix transcriptional regulator, which codes for MRRADRLFLIIHALRGRRTALPARRLAETLEVSLRTVYRDVADLQASGVPIEGEAGIGYVLRKGSDIPPLMFTAEEIEALVVGTRFVRAFAGGRLNAGAQAALLKIEAVLPPELRERAMRSRIYAPAYASKNGLIDRLHEAIAAQQVLRLDYRDEAGRASLREVEPLCLACWGGVWTLGTWCRLRADFRNFRPDRIATFEATGEVFPDTPERGIGAYLRTAGIDPAAIEG
- a CDS encoding DUF2141 domain-containing protein, whose protein sequence is MIVRPALLALMLAAGSAAAADLTVTVSDIRVQTGQLKIAVIGSAEGWDGKAKPAAVDAAPAAGTQATFRFADLPPGAYAVQVMHDENDNGKLDTNFVGMPIEGYGFSNNPPVMRKPTWDEARFELAADGATLVVHLR
- a CDS encoding response regulator transcription factor, producing MTEPVLRIALADDQALVRAGLKSLLESLGGVAVVVEAADGNALLEALATTPVDVVLSDIRMPGLSGPDALRALRARGDRTPVILLTTFDDSALLLEAVEAGAQGFLLKDAAPEDLVEAIRAVARGESLLQPVATEPVRARYAYREQAAPKTHFTEREVSILRLLAGGYSNKEIARSLFLAEGTVKNYVSDILDKLETRDRTRAVLKAITLRVI
- a CDS encoding MbcA/ParS/Xre antitoxin family protein; amino-acid sequence: MLSGPALRAFFRIAELWGLKAAEQRVLLGSPPESTFFKWKRAREGALPRDVHERISYVLGIYKALQILFPDPVRADAWVRKPNQAEPFAGTSALERMLSGNVADLYVVRQYLDAQRGGWG
- a CDS encoding sensor histidine kinase codes for the protein MRPASVLPALRRLVEPLALAGLITWAAIFAGVLRYSSDALDPALAVLLASFGACLLVSILVEESTPPASWQRVLVLTQVLIALLTCMVTREVLAAVLLVIAAAQLPALMSRPAWITVLVLANIALYLILSRLWGNSTPLLLTVIHMGFQIFAAATALYAHQAETARAELAQVNAHLLATHSLLEESARDRERLRLARELHDVAGHTLTALKLQLALLARDPAGAPPAVTTAATLADSLLGDIRGVVGQLRQADGLDLRQAITQLAVPIPRPAVHLDLAEDARVDDIGQAQALLRVAQEALTNAVRHSGAGQVWLRLARDGRSLVLTVCDDGRGARTLRIGHGLAGMRERLAAVGGTLAIDAERGFRVTARVPLT
- a CDS encoding RES family NAD+ phosphorylase, which produces MPIANVQWRPAHRIVSSRFPPVSLWDRIADPADYEALAVLEGLTNPRLREELGQLAQVPAARRVSGPGTTPVMAAFTHVDPAGSRFSDGSYGVFYAARAIETAIEETRYHRERFLASTREPPIELTMRCYAMDVRAQFHDLRGGYPQAHDPDDYAAGRALGRRLREAGSNGLVYDSVRHAGGECIAAFWPDQVGPCRQTQHLGYYWDGRRISHVVRKTLID
- a CDS encoding NAD(P)H-dependent flavin oxidoreductase, giving the protein MRALKLFGIALPILQAPMAGAGLSALAVAVAEAGGLGAIPCAAIALDQARAEVAAFRARTRRPLNLNFFCHALPPVDAARLRAWRDRLAPYYAERGVVPPEALGDAGRQPFDAAACAFVEEACPEVVSFHFGLPPADLLARVRAAGAKVIASATTVREARWLAERGVDAVIAQGAEAGGHRGLFLTDDVTTQVGTFALLPQVVDAVDVPVIAAGGIADGRGVAAAFVLGASAVQVGTAYLFCPEASVTPAHRAALRAGGDADTALTNLFSGRPARGIVNRLMREQGPLDPGVPPFPLAGAALAPLRATDAAGDFTSLWSGQARALAVELPAGELTRRLAADGRSALARAAAPGIEVRPTDSTWTVNIEFLSI